A region of the Paramormyrops kingsleyae isolate MSU_618 chromosome 6, PKINGS_0.4, whole genome shotgun sequence genome:
TTAGTGCTACGTTGAAGCTATTTGTGTGGTGCGACCTATTATTTTTTAGTAGTGCGTAAGCTCGAACGTAGGTGAAGGGTCTGGCTGCCGTACATGCACTCTCAGCCACTTGCACACGCTGCCACAAGGGGAAATGTATCCGTGTATCCGTGTATCGTGTATCCCTCTTGGAATGTATGGGCAGTTTACGTCCATCGAACTCACGCTTAGCTGGTGCAGCCCACTACAGAATCTTGCCTTACGTAAGGAATGCTAGAATAAAGGAGCTCTTCAACTCCAAATAAAACCGATAAACTGATTAAGCTGTCACTCCACATACCAGATTGGCATTAATATATATGCAGTACATGTAAAGGCAGTTTAAAATACACACAGatggttttatattttaatttcaccGTTTAATAATGCATTCGCTTCTATCTGGAACTATTGAAGCCTACATGAACCACGTGACTGCATGGCGGCAAGATCAATTGGTGTCGAAACTCTCGCAATGGTTCTGAGTGCAAGTAGCCTAATGCCAAAGACCATGGATATGATACACATAGATGCCACTTTGGTCACTTATGGTGTTTAGTCTCAAAACCcacgcacatacacattcacCCGTACCTATGCGCTGGCGAGCAGAAAACCCATTCTCTCTATGCGCTCGTGTCCTGCACAGCACTCGCTTGTTCAACAGGTTGAGTTTTGAGACTTTGGAGGCAAGAATAGTGACTGATTTCTCCATTTCGTTGATTGGTCACTTTGAATCCTATGATTGGCTGTTTGCTTTAGAAGAAGATAATCGTGTCAAATAGACTCATCGTAAGctgaatttgaatttatttaccTAAATCTGAATGTGTTAACCTGAACTTGAATTTCATTACCTGAATACCAGAACCTGAATTTCACTGTAATTAACTTAAATTAAAGAATCCGAACTTAAATATGTTTACCCGTACTTGAATTTAAGAAAACATATTTGAAGTTATTACATGaacttgaattaaaaaaaatatatatgaatttGAATTACCTGATTTATGTTGCTTTTGTGGTAAATAAAATTCAAGTTGTAACCTCTCAATgccaagaacgcaaagaccaTACTTGAgatcttggcaagaccggtcttgctaattttccttccaagaacaaacttggggcGCAAAGAATCATGGGAATGATCTCATTCAgtgaggatgcaaccgatgtatccttgacatttggggtggagcaagaccatcatccggggatttttaccatccttgtgtatttgtgttcttagtattggaactggtcttaaGCAATGGAAGGTGACGTAAAATGGGTACACAAGAACAGtatggtcaagtacgcatattgagattcaccccagGTTGAGAAAATTCAGGTCAGGAAGCTCAAGTTCAGAGGAACAGGGAAAATATCCAGGATACTCAGAAAGCAAACTGCGTTTACATGACTAGTTCATTAAAAACACTCCAGAACATAACAGACTTAATCTGGTTGTCACATGTACATGTAATCATAGTCAGCTACCaaaaactgaataaataaataaacagatctCACTTCCTGACTTGAGAAACTGCATgtcctctctctcctctgcaTGGTCTGTAGGGCTGGGCAATACAGACCAAAAACCAGGGATTTTCCCTGTTTCTctgaacttgaatttcttaacaAGAGAAAAATATaatcaagcttgtggaagcaagacagtctaaacaagaaatcagagtgagttacatatttgtaaaaactgttaaatgtgactgcaaagcattgcataaataacttaTTGGTTTTCAATattgtcttttgcttctttATGCTGGCAATCTAGTGTAAGCAATACTTGGAgaacattaaggtcaaatgcatctgcccccccccaacagaacaactggccccagtctgcTCCCCCCCTGCCAGTTGAAATGGTCTAGAATCGCCACTGCTTTGCGTCTCACACGAAGAGCACACATAGTGTTTAATGTTAGTATGACTTTAGCAGTCGGTGACTTTAACTGGTAAATGTTTGCTTTTTATCCATTTTATATGAATCAACAGTTATGTTTCTACACTGTGGAAGTCAGAGTGTGTGTTACTGGTATCCAGTATATGGTGGAGCTATAGGAAAGTAAATTAATCGTAGTATCAGCAGAGTACAGAAAAAAGCCTTCGGTGAACTCCTCGTAGCATCAGCAGAGTAAAAAGCCTTCGGTGAGCTCCTCGTAGCATCAGCAGAGTAAAAAGCCTTCGGTGAGCTCCTCGTAGTATCAGCAGAGTAAAAAGCCTTCGGTGAGCTCCTCGTAGTATCAGCAGAGTAAAAAGCATTCGGTGAGCTCCTCGTAGTATCAGCAGAGTAAAAAGCCTTCAGTGAGCTCATCTGAGCCAACTAGAAGTAATTTGCCTTCCAGGGCCTCCTTGGAGGGGGACTCAATATGCCTACAGTTTCAAGCCTTGGCAGCGGCAGAGGATGAGCAAGAGAAAAACATGGTGAGTAGTTCAGTCTTTCTTTCTAATAGCTTTTTAAGACCAGAagtataatttcattttgaataAATGACCAACCTATTAGCAATAAGGTTTCTGTCAGTTTTCTTTTGACTGTCTTTGTCCAGACCGATGTCAGGAATCTGGCATTTTCCCAGTGCCAGACCCACTGGCTCGCATCCAGATCATTCATCCGGGTGacatggaggggggggacaTCTGTCTCCCAGCATCCTTCTGTACTCGCCAAACCATGGTAGACTGGGGCACCAAAAACCCATACTGGCATCACCTTTAAACCACTACAAAGCTCACCAAACTAATCTGAATGGCAGAAAAGAATGAAAAAGATGTTTTTAAGATCAGATTTCCTTTGTCTTTTTCATAAAAAGAGAATAGGGTTCCTTGCAGATACCACCATTAATATTATATCAATCACTGGTGACTATGAAATGGACATTAAGGTGGAACATTACTACACCATGCAATTTTATGatcataagtttttttttactcccatctctctctctacaAGCCAGCTGGGCTCATTAATCTAAGACATCTGCTGGCACAGGTTGGATGATCTTGGTGTTTTGACGGATCAAAGCAAACCTGCTTTATGATGATGCTTCACTGCTGCAGACACAACAGTGTTTTTGTCATAGATATATTTGTATATGAAAATGTTCCCTAAAGGGGTAACTTTTATACAAGGTGTCTTGCATCCTTCTAGTGGCCACACAGGGCCGCAGTAAACCAGAAACTGTTCATTAAATTGTAGCCTAGGCTATGGATGAATATGCAGCCAGTCAAATATTAAACAAGATCAATATTGCAGTTAAACTGCGCAAAGACATAGTTTTTTATGCCCTTCTGGCTGCTGTGGGCTCAGCACCTCCTCTTCAGCCTTCCCCCTGCAACGCTGGCCCCCACAATAGCACTGAACATTTCCCTGGCACTGAGCATTTTCTTCTCTAGACTCTTATCAATAGGTTTTCTCCTCAACCATCAAAAACAGAAGCCTAGTAGCCAGTGTGACCAAAGGCAAAAACCATCACAAAAACACTGTAGAATATGCCTGCTCAGAGTCTGTGTTAATACTTTATTCTTTAGTCATTGAATCAGAAAAAATATCAGCTATTTCTTATGGATCTTTCAACCTCTTATACAGTACAGGGTTTTtggataattttatatattaaatataaatatgacaGATTTTAGTTTTTAGGGACTTGGCTTTatatgaaaacagaaaaaattcaACAAATTCAATCTTTAAAACCTTCAAATGAACAGTTTGGTTagaatatatttatacatagaTATATCCAACAATTTAGCACCTAAATCTCATTCTAAGAAAGATTAACATATCCGTGCTGTAACTATGCTTagtaaatgaaaataattaaacaatatGGACAAAATGTACCTTTATATACAATTTATAGGAAATCTACAGAACTGTAAATCATAGTCGTACAATGGAAAAAAGTCCTCTAGTTGGTTAACATTGATGAAAAATGTCAGTATATTGCCCATTTAAAGTAGGTCTGTATTGTGGATTGTTCATTAGTCTTCCAACAAGCGCAGTCTGGCAGTTGTCATTGATAAGCAGGAGCATTACATAGGTTTAGGCACCTTTCTCAAACTGCCTGCTCCCTAATCTCCCAATCAGGTTGATATATAAATAACTGGAATGCTGATTTATGAAATATGGATGTGAATTCCCACCACTAAAGAAAGCATGAGTCTTACAGATCCTTCAGGGTGATGACAGGAAATACAGTGACATCCTCTCAGTCACTGCAgcttctttttgtttttcacgTAGCTTCCATACCAGAGAGATATGCCAGAGATTGATTACAACGTTAAGTTGAAGATCTAGCAGCAAAGAGTTCAGATGCAGCCGCACTGAACTCTCCATCACTGTCACAGGAAGTTCTCATCACTGGGCACATAAGAGAAACCTTTGAAGGCACTGGAACTGCTGGTTCCAAGGCAAGAGGACGGCTCGGGGGTGCGGCCCACTGACCCAGGCACAGTCTCTGTTGTGAACTCTGGGTCGATGTGTTGCATGTCAGCGGGTCCCTTCTGAAGCAGCAGGAGGAAGAAACATTTCAAAGAGAGATCATACCAGGTAACAGAATGCAGCCCTTGGACGACAGATTAACTTACCACTTTTGGGTTGTATGGAGGGGTAATCCTCTTATGGTACAGGTCATCCCAGTTTATGGGAGAGAAGAACACATGGTACTTCACTTCAAGCTGGAAAAAACAAGTTTacattgtatattatatatatgcgAAATGGGGGTTGTGAGTAGGGATTAGATGGGAAGGGGCGGTCCAGGGaatacatttttcaggtccctaaaggggaaactcagttttatataaatctgtgactgcaatcaaaaagcaaaaaatgacaaaattgttgtattatgtttggttacttatggttaaggttagggttgtgTTGGGTTTAAGGTCGTCATAGCTGGGAtaagggttatgcccatagatgCATGGACAATCCCTGCAAAGATAtcaatacaaacatgtgtgtgtgtgtgtgtgtgtgtgtgtgtgcgagcgggtttacctatccttatggggacataatggtttcctggtccccataagggaaaacactattttataaaaatctgtgaccgctatgaaaaaactaaaaatgcaaaaactcttgtattttgttaggttacttatggttatggttagggcagggttagcatttttcccattgaaatgaatgagcggtccccataaggatatgtttaccctacatgcgcgcgtgtgtgtgtgtatgagtgaaAGAGACAAAATGCAAGGACATTTTTTGGGCCCCCAAGGGAATTctcaatttttataaaaaattgtgaattcagtcaaaacaataaaaatcccataagtcttatattttgtttgtttatttatatttagagAACAGGATtcagcaaaaaatatataaaagctGTATTAGAGTCTAATCTTGACTCAGGTGGACTTACAATTGCTAGCTAGTTTTCAATTACTCAAAAGAATTAGTGTATTTTTTATGTCAATTGTTTACATctgattaaattattaattaattgattaattggtGAATATTCATTAATGTATTGTGCATAACTTTTGTGCAATTCTCTACCCATTAAACATATAGTGAAGTTTGAAGTTATTTCAAAGCTATGCAATTTCAACACCCACATCTGTGACTGTACATGGAGTTTCCATGCAAGTATCTGTGACTCCATGGTCATGTTTTTATCTGAGAGGGTGAGACACACAAAGCTACTCACAAAGTCAGCAATAGCTCCTAGGCGGTGATGTTGGTCCTTCTGCAGCAGCCCCTGCAGCACATCACAGGCTGCCATGGTTTTCCCACCAGGCAGGTGTAAGGGTTTGTGTAAGATCCCATCATACATTTCAGCTACATCGCGACTGTAGAATGGGGGCTGGAGACCACAGGTACACAACCAAGACCCAACAAAAACCTCTTATCACAACAATTCCTCATGATACTCTGGTAGCAACACGTAAGAAAACTTTCTTAGAAGACCCTTGATTGAATAATATTTCACTATGACTCTGAGTCCTTCAGTCATTCCTGCCTCTACAGTCTTCCTATCTATTTTTACAAGCCTTACCAAGCCAAAGAGCATTTCATACAGAACAGCACCAAGGCACCACCAGTCCACCATGCGGTCATAGGGCTGTTTCCTGAGCACCTCTGGAGCTAAGTACTGCAATGGTGAGAAGGACTCATTGTTAATGTAGCCGTAGCGTGGTTAGCGTGGCTAAGAAGGGGCTTCCTTCAGTATCTCTGACCTCTGGTGTTCCACAGAACGTGGATGTGGTGAACTCTGGCTCCATTCCTTCTTTGCAAAGGCCAAAGTCTGTCAAAACAACATGGCCCTAAAGCAGAATGCGAAACAAACCCGAGTGTTAGTCACACATATAACTAGCCTGCAAAAATGTTGCTTTTTTTGAGGTATGGTATCTGAAGATATAACCCATGTTAACAGCTAGATGCTGTCGGAACAACAACGATGTATTCTCTGGACAGCCCCATTACCCCTGTCCCATCTAATCCCCACTCCTCTCACACCCCCATTTCACCGACTTTTCACTGAGATTTACTGTGTTTACAAAATCAAGCgcttgcagcccccccccccacccccccccttcctttatTGCCGCCACTTAGCGCTGCTTCAAATTGTCTCAAACTGTTTTGGCTCAAAATGAAATTAGGTGTAGATATTCAACCAAATGTTTCTGAAGTGGTAATTAGGTCAAATCCAAGACCATAAGACTATCAGATACTTTGTGAATTGTCATGTTCACAGTGTCAAATGGCTTGTGAAGTCACCTTTCCCTTTGCTACCACTATGCGGCATTGCATCAGTTTTCATGCAGCTgctctcaaaatttgatcaagTTCAAATCTTCACCTATACAATCACCTATACAATATATTTGCTCAGTTCGCAAAAGATCCGTCAAATACTTTTGGAGATATCATGCTAACGGAATAAGTGTCTGAGGCCGCCCTTTTCTTTGTTATTAATACGCAGCGCTCCTTCAATTTTAATGTTATTTGATCAATTCCAGTTCTTCCCCCATAAAATGCAATGTTTGAAAAAAGTTTGACAAATGCCTTTTGAGTTGCTGTATCCATAAGATCAAATGTTCTGCCCTTTGCTGTCATTAAGTGGTATTGCAACTTAGGTGCAATTTATGTCTAAGAGTACCAAATCCTCAACCATTCAATATGTCTGCTAATTTTGGAAAAGATCAGTCAAATgttttttgagttatcacagtATCACAAATGAGTGTCTCGCACTGGCTTTTCACTCATTTTCATCCatacaatgtgtctgcaaagtttgaaaatgaTCCATAAAGTATTTTCAGAGTTACTGTGTTCATAAAATGAAATGTCTTCTGTAGCCACCTTTTCCTTCTTTTGCTGCGCTGCTTcagatttgtctcaaaatttgatcagttcCAGTTCTTCAccaataacatttttttcaaagtttaaaaaaaaatcaaatgtatTCCCCATTTGGGGAATACAATAGCATGTTAATTTAATATTGGTACTATTACCTCTTACCTCTGAGTCTAACAGGATATTCTCTGGCTTCAAATCTCTGGAAGAAAAAACAAGTCTCACAGTAAGTAAGGAGAAGACACAGGCTGAGTGTATAATTGCTGTAGAGGAGATGATACTGACCTGTAAATTATATTGAGGGAATGGAGGTATCCAATGGCGCTTGCCACTTCAGCAGCATAGAATCGAGCACGTGGCTCCAGGAAGCATCGCTCCCGCTGCAGGTGGAAGAACAGCTGAAGAATAGAAAGGTCAGCAGCGACTTAACACCTCCAAAGATATGTCCAATACCATTTGAACTATGCATCCAGAGCCAGACTCTACCCTTCAACATCCAATTATGTGGAATGTAACCCCTCGGCAGCCCAGGGTGCTACTGTACCTCTCCTCCGTTGACATAGTCCAGTACAAAGTAGAGCTTCTCAGGGGTCTGAAAGGAATAGTGCAGTCCGACCAAAAAGGGATGCTTCAGGCTTTTGAGCAGCACATTCCTCTCTGCCATGATGTTCTTTTGCTGAGGGACACAAACTGCTGATTATACAGCTGGGACAAAAGAATGGGATGTGACAGGAAAGCATAGCTGTCACAGCAGCAGGGTGGAAAACAAGGGCCAATTCTATCATCTAGAGACGAGACAGAGAAAAGCACAATGCACTCTTCTTTGTCCTGTGACTCTATAATTGTATTCATTCTCATTTTAGCAAAGTAAAATCGGTGACTTGCATCTTGAGGGACCTCAAACAAAGACAAGGTATTCCcgattataaaaaaaaattagcagatgcttttgtccgaTGTGACACACAAGTGAGGAAGATATGGGGCAGTAATGGATATAGAAATGTGTATGGCTACTATTTAGACATTAACCAACCTCTTTTTTCTTTAGTATGACTTTCTTCTGCAAGACTTTTACTGCATAAAATTTATTGTCTGATTTCAGTTTGGCCAGTAGCACCTGGGGCAGACAAAGACATTGTTACAAAGGGTATCTGGCTGGTAACTCGTCAAACTctcccagcataccctcactatAAGTCCTTAACATCCTGTGAGATGTTTCTTCATTATCTTAAATTGACATACACAAGGTTGACAGTGTGCAATATTAAACTATAACATTTGTTATTTAGTAAAACATATAATTCACTCCTCAATCCAAGCAATTCTTGgaattaactaattaattatGATTGTAAACCATAAGGCCATATACTGCAGATTCCCATACATACCTTCCCAAATGTTCCTTTCCCAATCACTGATAAGAAATCAAAGTCTGTAGGTCTGGCgctaaatacatttaaaaatatattatttttttcaaaatatattgCAAATTAATATATTGCAATTAACGATGATAGATGTTGAATGAAATATGCAGCggtggaaaaaattgagacctctatatttttaaacaaatctgcatttgtaAATCCTGCCTCATTCCAAATGcaatgtttatattatattatattatatataaatgaattGTCAGATGAATCGTCGGATTAATCGGTAGATTACTCAATTATTGATATAATCAATAGCGACAGCAATAGTTTGAACCAGGTAATTAGACTATAAAACTTCTCTAAACGGTCAACTGTGAATGAATAACACTATAAAAGGAAAACGTCTTAAATAAAAGTGTTTCTCTTCAGTGTTATGTTTCTACATTCACCCCTAGCTTCACTGTCGGAGTCACGCCTGAGAGTTACTCACTGGGGGTTGGCTGTTGGTCCCAGGTTGACATCATTAGGAGAGCGTGACCGGGGCTGGAAAACATAAATGTATCGGCAACAGCGACAAAAGGGAAAACTATACCTTGTTTGATCACCTGCTCATAGCCTTATGATATGATAGTTTTGCATTCTGTGGCCATCTAGAGAATACAAATGTAATGGGAAATTTACAGAGGCTGATCTCATGTGACACTTAGACCTTGTGAGATCACTGCTATTGCCTTGGTGGAACAAAAAACCTTCTAAAATCCAGTCTTCATTGCATCAAACTGTTTTTCGGGTTGATATGAACTACAAAGGGATTTGTTGAATCAATTTTCCAGATTAATTTTCCAGATCCCTTTACACGTTATAAGGTTTGGATGTGTACTTATCATGAGGTGAAAAAAATATTCAGCTAACAGTCTAGTCTAAAGTCATAAATCAATCGAAAAATTAACTTACTTCATCACATTGAGCCATCTTATTGGTCCATTCCATTTCCAGCCAGAAATCACAGTGGAAGATCTCTAAAAAGGACAAGACTTTATCCTAGTAGATTAGTCAGTAACGACTGGACTAATGTTCTTGAATGAACGTGAAACTGTCAAGTGCAGCTGATACCCTTCTGAGGGACAGAAACGTCCCTGTGAAACTGGATGTACTGGTTTATGACAGAAAACTAACACACCTACAACGTTTTGTAAACGAAGCTGCTAATCTTATAATCAAGAGAAAAAAATCAGCAACTTCACTACATAGTTAACAGAGTTAAACATGTTCTACAATTTTCATACAGACTTTATGAGATTACATATATAATGATGGGCGCAGTGGTAACTAATGTCTTAACTTGAAaatcatagatttttttttcacagttACGACCTAAGAGCTAATAACATCTGTGTGCATGCCTTGTCATTTGCGTTTTCAATTTCATATGAAgcaatttattaaaatgttttaatccAGCTATCGAAAATGTAATCTCCTCTGAAATACGTCCAACAAACAGTCATCGTCACACAATTCATATGATCCCCACGCAGGGTAATCTCAGAACATTCTAAACAATGGCATTTTCTGTCTTCACTGCACTCCTTAAATACTGTTAAATAGTCTATTTGCTTGTCATGCAACCTGCAACTTATATTACGCCGTAGTTTGAAATAGATTGTAAACATTCGCAGTCAGATTTTCCAAGGCCAATTTCTTAATATTGATGGAATTAAATACAAGACGAATCCTTTTTATATTTTCTCTTGTGCTGTATATTTTCAGGAGTAGCTCAACGTATCTTATCTTTGTATCAATGTTTGTTCAGGTACTTTGCTGACTACAGCACCTTTCACTAGCTAAAACGAGGAGCTGCATGACCTTGTGAACCGGCCGGCTATAGTCCAGCATTTAGCAAACCGAAGCAAGTTCTGAGACACATTCCGCCACCAGCACGGTTGTTGGCTACTATAGTTTATACTGTAGTCTTGAAACAACTGCGCCAGTCGGCTCAGCTGCATATGAGATATATGTGCGTGAAGGCGTATTATTTTGCTAGATATGAATCTTGGAAGACCCCAAAACCCTTGATCGAATCTGACAAATTAGTTTTTAGTTCACTCGGGAAACTGCATATTCAATATATgggcaacaacaacaacaataataataataataataataataataataataataataataaatgataataaatgataatgatgatgatgtgtGGGAAAAACCCCCAAAACGTATATGCCATCTAgttctttttaaaagttttgtaACTGCAACGATCCTACAAAACAGACAGCCATGGAAACTATAAAACATATTAATTTAAAACATCGCGCTTGAAGGAGTATACATCTCCCCAAAGTCTGCATCCTGAACTTCTCAGCATTTACCTTCTACAGAGAGCCCCACCGATGTCCCAGGCGGTTCCGTCCACGGCGTAGAAATGGTCCTAAACTAATCTAAGTCAGTAGAGTGTCGGGACACATTAGCGTTCCGCGTCATTAACATTCAGGCGATTCGCGAAGGTCAGAACTGGTTCCGCTTACAAAAGAATCAATCATTAGCTTATGAGCAGCGTAGGAATGCTGTGTgccttaaaaatatatttatatagaaaGACGACAAAATCGTGTTTGAATCGCATAGTTAACTTCCCCTTTTCTGATTTACTACCGAGAAGAATCATACCGCCGGTAAAATCTGTATCCACCGTATTTATAATTCAAATAACGATATATGTGAAAATAGAATCTTctccttttattttctttttagcaAAATGAGTCTTCTGTATTCAGTTATATCTTATGACTGCCTACGTGAAcacgcacacaaaaacaaaaacacctcAAAATGTCAGCTATGCGatattatattactaattatattattgtcatctatatcATCAAAAATAATTACTATAACTTATTAACGTGTATTGTCAAAATGTGCACATTGACTCCTAGGTAAGGTGACTTATATTGGATGTGTTCATATTTCTGGTGTCATACTGTTCACTGATAGTTACAGATGATGCTGGGACCTAATAATTGGTGTATGGTGATTACTGTTTTGACGTATTGAAATTCTTACTTACAGGTAATGTAATTTAAGGTTAATACAAGCAATAAATTAGATCTTAGACATAAGGCCAGCCATCTATCCACCGCTTATCCAGCTCCTGTTGCTCCAGTGTGATCCTCTATCTCCCCAACCAcctccttcagctcctctgggggaatatTCCAGCACTTCCAGGCCAGCTTAGAGATACAGTATAATCTCTCCAGCCTGTcttgggtctgccccggggtctCCTCCCCGATGGACATGTCTGAAGCACCTTTCCAGAGAGGTGTCCAGGTGGCATCCTAGGATAGAATACTCTACTTTGAACCACGTCCGCATGTCCAAGGTCCTCACCCCAAGCAGACACCCTGCTAAGAAAACTTATTTCCGCTGCTGGTATCCGTGATCTCATTCTTATGGTTACAACCGAGTgcttgtgaccataggtgagggtaggaacatagacTGACCAGTAAATGTATAAACTCCCTCTTTTGGATCAGGTATCTCTTTACGACAACAGAATGGCAAAACATCCGCATTACTGCTGACGCTGCACCAATCCTGCAGTCAGTCTCCTGTTTCATTCTTCAGTCACCCGGGAACAAGGTCctgagatacttgaactccccAGCTTGAGGCAATGGCTCCTCcccaactggggggggggggggagaatccACCCTATTGTGgttcagacttggaggtgctgttCCTCATACCAGTtgcttcacacttggctgcaAACCGCCCCAGTCACAGCTTGATGAAGCTAACATAATCTGATCCCTACTACCCTAATCTGCCAATCCGGAGGCACTGTCCTCAACCTCCAAGCAGTTTTGAAGAGGCATATCAGCTAAGACAGCCCAACATCAAGAGTCTTTAGGAACTCAGGGTGACTCTCATCCACCTCTGGAACCTTACCACTAAAgagttttttttactgcagtCCTAGTGTTAGGCGTGTCCTTCTCTGACTCCACCAAATTTACTTCCTCCTAGTAAGGCATCTTACTGGGATACAGGAGGTCCccaaagtactccttccactATCCGACTATATTCCCAGTTGAGGTCTACAGTACTCCATCCCTGCTGTAAACAGCATAAGCAGAACCCTGCTTTCCCCTCCTCAGTCACCTGACAGTTTGTCAGAATCTCTGCTAGGCTGAAGGCAAGCtattttccatggcctcacccaACTCCTCCAACACCTCAGTTTTTGCTTCTGCAACTGCCAAAGCTTGCCGGTACATGGCAGCTGACTCTGGAGTCCAACAAGCCAACCAAGCTCAGAAGACCTCCTTCTTCAGCGTCACAGCTCCCTTTCCTGCTTGTGTTCACCAGCAGGTTCAGGGGTTGCTGACACCACAAgcaccaacaaccttctgaccacagtTCTGCACAGCTGCCCATTCAGGCTCGATTCCTCCAGCCTCCCTCGGAATGCAAGACAAGTTCTGCCAGAGGTGTGAGTTGAAGATCTTCTAGACAGGGTTCTTCGTCAAACTctcccagcataccctcactatACATCTACCAGGTCTGTGTGGCATCTTCCCCCACCACCTGATCCAACTCATCCCCGGCTGGCGAC
Encoded here:
- the sgk2a gene encoding serine/threonine-protein kinase Sgk2, whose translation is MEWTNKMAQCDEPRSRSPNDVNLGPTANPHARPTDFDFLSVIGKGTFGKVLLAKLKSDNKFYAVKVLQKKVILKKKEQKNIMAERNVLLKSLKHPFLVGLHYSFQTPEKLYFVLDYVNGGELFFHLQRERCFLEPRARFYAAEVASAIGYLHSLNIIYRDLKPENILLDSEGHVVLTDFGLCKEGMEPEFTTSTFCGTPEYLAPEVLRKQPYDRMVDWWCLGAVLYEMLFGLPPFYSRDVAEMYDGILHKPLHLPGGKTMAACDVLQGLLQKDQHHRLGAIADFLEVKYHVFFSPINWDDLYHKRITPPYNPKVKGPADMQHIDPEFTTETVPGSVGRTPEPSSCLGTSSSSAFKGFSYVPSDENFL